Proteins encoded together in one Paramagnetospirillum magnetotacticum MS-1 window:
- the aat gene encoding leucyl/phenylalanyl-tRNA--protein transferase yields MRPLTSDLLLRAYASGVFPMARSRDENRLYWVDPEQRGILPLDGFHIPKSLRKTLRSGRFEVTCDTQFESVMRACGEATIERPETWINEKIISLFVELFELGLAHSVEVRQDGQLVGGLYGLALGAAFFGESMFSRRTDASKVALVHLVARLRRDGFRLLDTQFVTDHLKQFGAVEIPRAAYQERLADALDERAWFDRDGAISWEWALG; encoded by the coding sequence ATGCGTCCTCTGACCTCAGATCTGCTGTTGCGCGCCTATGCCTCTGGCGTCTTTCCCATGGCCCGGTCCCGCGACGAAAACCGCCTGTACTGGGTCGATCCGGAGCAGCGCGGCATTTTGCCGCTGGACGGATTCCACATTCCGAAAAGCCTGCGCAAGACTTTGCGCTCGGGCCGGTTCGAGGTCACCTGCGACACCCAATTCGAATCCGTGATGCGGGCCTGTGGCGAGGCCACCATCGAGCGGCCAGAAACCTGGATCAACGAGAAGATCATCTCGCTTTTCGTCGAGCTGTTCGAACTGGGCCTGGCCCATTCGGTGGAAGTCCGCCAGGACGGCCAACTGGTGGGAGGTCTCTACGGTTTGGCGCTGGGCGCCGCCTTTTTCGGGGAAAGCATGTTCTCGCGGCGCACCGACGCCTCCAAGGTGGCGCTGGTCCATTTGGTGGCCCGCCTGCGCCGGGATGGATTTCGCCTGCTCGACACCCAGTTCGTCACCGACCATCTCAAGCAATTCGGCGCCGTGGAAATTCCCCGTGCCGCCTATCAGGAACGTCTGGCCGATGCTCTTGACGAACGGGCGTGGTTCGACCGCGATGGTGCTATTTCCTGGGAATGGGCCTTGGGTTAG
- a CDS encoding MlaD family protein: protein MGRNLIETIMGAVVLGVAGFFLVFAYTHANLKKIEGYEISATFASVGGLDTGADVKINGIKVGTVAAQSLDPVTYDAVVKLSIAHGITLPTDTVAAVSSEGLLGGKFIKLSPGKAKTMIAAGGALGPSKNFKSIEEMVGQLIFLATTDNAPAAAKE from the coding sequence ATGGGCCGGAATCTGATCGAAACCATCATGGGGGCCGTGGTCTTGGGCGTGGCAGGGTTCTTCCTGGTCTTCGCCTATACCCACGCCAACCTCAAGAAGATCGAGGGTTACGAAATCTCCGCCACCTTCGCCAGTGTCGGCGGTCTCGATACCGGCGCCGACGTCAAGATCAACGGCATCAAGGTGGGTACCGTCGCGGCGCAATCCCTGGACCCTGTCACCTATGACGCGGTGGTGAAGCTCTCCATCGCCCACGGCATCACCTTGCCCACCGACACGGTGGCCGCCGTGTCGTCGGAAGGCCTGTTGGGCGGCAAGTTCATCAAGCTGAGCCCGGGCAAGGCCAAGACCATGATCGCCGCCGGTGGCGCCCTTGGGCCCTCCAAGAACTTCAAGTCCATCGAGGAGATGGTGGGCCAGCTGATCTTCCTGGCCACCACCGACAACGCGCCCGCCGCCGCCAAGGAATAG
- a CDS encoding NADH:ubiquinone oxidoreductase subunit NDUFA12, giving the protein MATLGTLLYTWAKGKLVGTDAEGNRYYTERSAAKGRRTKRWVIYKGKAEASRVAPEWHAWLHYTSDKPLTDVARQPWQKPHQSNKTGSPEAYLPPGHDLAGGKRDRATGDYEAWQP; this is encoded by the coding sequence ATGGCGACGCTGGGCACCCTGCTTTACACCTGGGCCAAGGGCAAGCTGGTTGGAACCGATGCCGAGGGCAACCGCTATTATACCGAGCGCTCTGCGGCCAAGGGACGGCGCACCAAGCGCTGGGTCATCTATAAGGGCAAGGCCGAGGCTTCGCGCGTTGCCCCTGAATGGCACGCCTGGCTGCACTATACCTCGGACAAGCCGCTGACCGACGTGGCGCGCCAGCCCTGGCAGAAGCCGCACCAGTCCAACAAGACCGGTTCGCCCGAGGCCTATCTGCCCCCTGGGCACGACTTGGCTGGCGGCAAGCGCGACCGCGCCACCGGCGATTACGAGGCGTGGCAGCCCTGA
- a CDS encoding vitamin B12-dependent ribonucleotide reductase: protein MRVQRHYTKSGETAYDGIQFRKATSEIRNPDGSVVFSATDIEVPADWSQVACDVLAQKYFRKAGVPAKLKRVAEKGVPDWLCRHEPDSEALAKLPEKERIVGEKSAKQVFDRLAGTWTYWGWKGGYFNAEDDARAFRDEMACMLARQMGAPNSPQWFNTGLHWAYGIDGPGQGHSYVDFKTGKLVRSKSAYEHPQPHACFIQSIEDDLVNEGGIMDLWVREARLFKYGSGTGTNFSRLRGEGEKLSGGGRSSGLMSFLKIGDRAAGAIKSGGTTRRAAKMVVVDVDHPDIEKFISWKVREEQKVAALVAGSRLAARCLTEVMAACREWDGQDGEARFDPKINKRLKKAIIEGRKCEIPENYIQRVIQFARQGYTQIDFPVLDTDWDSEAYLTVSGQNSNNSVRVDNGFLNAVLHDSDWNLKHRNSTKTSKTLKARDLWEQIGEAAWACADPGIQFDTTINEWHTCPESGRINASNPCSEYMFLDDTACNLASLNLLCFRNDDGSFDVEGFRHACRLWTMVLEISVLMAQFPSPKIAELSYEFRTLGLGYANVGGLLMAGGIPYDSDKGRALIGAITALMTGESYATSADMAEELGAFEGFEKNRAAMMRVIRNHRRAAHGMGTGYEGLSVIPVPLDAANCPDAPLLAASRQAWDEALAKGEKHGFRNAQATVVAPTGTIGLVMDCDTTGIEPDFALVKFKKLAGGGYFKIINRMVPEALRTLGYNEGDIAEIIRYAVGHASLRGAPHVNHDSLKAKGFDDATLDKIESQLESAFDIKFVFNKYGLGEQFCTETLGIPQAKLDDYTFDMLAFLGFSKEQIDAANTYVTGAMTLEGAPFLKDEHLPVFDCASPCGRIGKRYLGVDSHIRMMAAAQPFISGAISKTINMANSATVEDCKEAYMLSWRLGIKANALYRDGSKLSQPLQASLLDDAGELADDLADASMTTRTEIVAERMVERVIQQVQARRKLPDRRKGYIQKAIVGGHKVYLHTGEYEDGKLGEIFIDMHKEGAAFRAMMNNFAIAISVGLQYGVPLEEFVEAFTFTRFEPSGMVEGNDTIKMSSSILDYIFRELAISYLGRNDLAHVEPADLTPDTVGRGAHEGLPEAAVAAAAAQQLAVVEKVASRGYVRSSNLLFMTRGSSGPTSVSADISGGSMQIAAAAQSAVSVAVNAEALIQEFDARAEQIRTARMKGYEGDACPECGNFTLVRNGTCLKCDTCGGTTGCS from the coding sequence ATGCGCGTCCAGCGTCACTACACCAAGTCCGGCGAAACCGCCTATGACGGAATCCAGTTCCGCAAGGCGACCAGCGAAATCCGCAACCCCGATGGGTCCGTGGTGTTCTCCGCCACCGATATCGAGGTCCCCGCCGACTGGTCGCAGGTGGCCTGCGACGTTCTGGCCCAGAAGTATTTCCGCAAGGCCGGTGTTCCCGCCAAGCTGAAGCGCGTCGCCGAAAAGGGCGTGCCCGATTGGCTGTGCCGTCACGAACCCGATTCCGAGGCGCTGGCCAAGCTGCCCGAGAAAGAGCGCATCGTCGGCGAGAAGAGCGCCAAGCAGGTGTTCGATCGCCTGGCTGGCACCTGGACCTATTGGGGCTGGAAGGGCGGCTATTTCAACGCCGAGGACGACGCGCGAGCCTTCCGCGACGAGATGGCCTGCATGCTGGCCCGCCAGATGGGCGCCCCCAATTCCCCGCAATGGTTCAATACCGGCCTGCACTGGGCCTATGGCATCGACGGCCCCGGCCAGGGCCATTCCTATGTGGACTTCAAGACCGGCAAGCTGGTCCGCTCCAAGTCCGCCTACGAACATCCCCAGCCCCATGCCTGCTTCATCCAGTCCATCGAGGACGATCTGGTCAATGAAGGCGGCATCATGGATCTGTGGGTGCGCGAGGCCCGCCTGTTCAAATACGGCTCGGGTACCGGCACCAATTTCTCGCGGCTGCGCGGCGAAGGCGAGAAGCTTTCGGGCGGCGGCCGTTCGTCCGGCCTGATGAGCTTCCTCAAGATCGGCGACCGCGCGGCGGGCGCCATCAAGTCGGGAGGCACCACGCGCCGCGCCGCCAAGATGGTGGTGGTCGACGTGGACCATCCCGATATCGAGAAGTTCATTTCCTGGAAGGTGCGCGAAGAGCAGAAGGTGGCCGCCCTGGTGGCCGGTTCGCGCCTGGCCGCCCGCTGCCTGACCGAAGTGATGGCCGCCTGCCGCGAATGGGACGGCCAGGACGGGGAAGCCCGCTTCGACCCCAAGATCAACAAGCGCCTGAAGAAGGCCATCATCGAGGGCCGCAAGTGCGAGATCCCCGAGAACTACATCCAGCGCGTCATCCAGTTCGCGCGCCAGGGCTATACCCAGATCGACTTCCCGGTGCTGGACACCGACTGGGATTCCGAGGCCTATCTCACCGTCTCGGGCCAGAATTCCAACAATTCGGTGCGCGTCGACAACGGCTTCCTCAATGCCGTGCTGCATGACAGCGACTGGAACCTGAAGCACCGCAATTCGACCAAGACCTCCAAGACCCTGAAGGCCCGCGACCTGTGGGAGCAGATCGGCGAGGCGGCCTGGGCCTGCGCCGATCCGGGCATCCAGTTCGATACCACCATCAATGAGTGGCACACTTGCCCCGAGTCCGGCCGCATCAACGCGTCCAATCCCTGCTCGGAATACATGTTCCTGGACGATACCGCCTGCAATCTGGCGTCCTTGAACCTGCTGTGCTTCAGGAATGACGACGGCTCCTTCGACGTCGAAGGCTTCCGCCACGCCTGCCGCCTGTGGACCATGGTGCTGGAAATCTCCGTGCTGATGGCCCAGTTCCCCTCGCCCAAGATCGCCGAACTGTCCTACGAGTTCCGCACCCTGGGCCTGGGTTACGCCAATGTGGGCGGCCTGTTGATGGCTGGCGGCATCCCCTATGACAGCGACAAGGGCCGCGCCCTGATCGGGGCCATCACCGCCCTGATGACCGGCGAGTCTTACGCCACCTCCGCCGACATGGCCGAGGAACTGGGCGCCTTCGAGGGTTTCGAGAAGAACCGCGCCGCCATGATGCGGGTCATCCGCAACCACCGCCGCGCCGCCCATGGCATGGGCACCGGCTATGAGGGCCTTTCGGTCATTCCGGTACCGCTGGACGCCGCCAATTGCCCAGACGCTCCCCTGCTGGCCGCGTCCCGTCAGGCTTGGGACGAGGCACTGGCCAAGGGCGAGAAGCATGGCTTCAGGAACGCCCAGGCCACCGTGGTCGCCCCCACCGGCACCATCGGCCTGGTGATGGATTGCGACACCACCGGCATCGAGCCCGACTTCGCCCTGGTGAAATTCAAGAAGCTGGCCGGCGGCGGCTACTTCAAGATCATCAACCGCATGGTGCCCGAGGCGCTGCGCACGCTGGGCTACAACGAAGGCGATATCGCCGAGATCATTCGCTATGCGGTCGGCCATGCGTCCTTGCGCGGCGCGCCGCACGTCAACCATGACAGCCTGAAGGCCAAGGGCTTTGACGACGCCACGCTGGACAAGATCGAAAGCCAGCTGGAAAGCGCTTTCGACATCAAGTTCGTGTTCAACAAATACGGCCTGGGCGAGCAGTTCTGCACCGAGACCTTGGGGATTCCTCAGGCCAAGTTGGACGACTACACCTTCGACATGCTGGCCTTCCTCGGCTTCTCGAAGGAGCAGATCGACGCCGCCAATACCTATGTCACCGGCGCCATGACCCTGGAAGGCGCGCCCTTCCTCAAGGACGAGCACCTGCCGGTGTTCGATTGCGCCAGCCCTTGCGGCCGTATCGGCAAGCGCTATCTGGGCGTCGACAGCCATATCCGCATGATGGCCGCCGCCCAGCCCTTCATCTCGGGCGCCATCTCCAAGACCATCAACATGGCCAACAGCGCGACCGTCGAGGATTGCAAGGAAGCCTATATGCTGTCCTGGCGTTTGGGCATCAAAGCCAACGCCCTGTACCGCGACGGTTCCAAGCTCAGCCAGCCGCTGCAGGCCTCCCTGCTCGACGATGCCGGTGAACTGGCCGACGATCTGGCCGACGCCTCCATGACGACGCGGACCGAGATCGTCGCCGAGCGCATGGTCGAGCGGGTGATCCAGCAGGTCCAGGCCCGGCGCAAGCTGCCCGACCGCCGCAAGGGCTATATCCAGAAGGCCATCGTCGGCGGCCACAAGGTCTATCTCCACACCGGCGAATACGAGGACGGCAAGCTGGGCGAGATCTTCATCGACATGCACAAGGAAGGCGCCGCCTTCCGGGCCATGATGAACAACTTCGCCATCGCCATCTCGGTGGGCCTGCAATACGGCGTGCCGCTGGAGGAATTCGTCGAGGCCTTCACGTTCACCCGCTTCGAACCCTCGGGCATGGTGGAAGGCAACGACACCATCAAGATGTCGTCCTCCATCCTGGACTACATCTTCCGTGAACTGGCCATCTCCTATCTGGGCCGCAACGATCTGGCCCATGTGGAGCCCGCCGATCTCACCCCCGACACGGTGGGTCGCGGCGCCCATGAGGGCCTGCCGGAAGCCGCCGTGGCGGCTGCGGCAGCCCAGCAATTGGCGGTGGTCGAGAAGGTGGCGTCCAGGGGCTATGTGCGCTCGTCCAACCTGCTGTTCATGACGCGGGGAAGCAGCGGGCCGACCTCGGTCTCCGCCGATATCTCGGGCGGCTCCATGCAGATTGCGGCCGCCGCCCAATCGGCGGTCAGCGTGGCGGTGAACGCCGAGGCGCTGATCCAGGAGTTCGACGCCCGCGCCGAACAGATCCGCACCGCGCGCATGAAGGGCTATGAAGGCGATGCCTGCCCCGAATGCGGCAACTTCACCCTGGTGCGCAACGGCACCTGCCTGAAATGCGACACTTGCGGCGGCACCACCGGCTGCTCGTAA
- a CDS encoding DUF2155 domain-containing protein: protein MRRVLAAMALLAAGAAQAQTSAPVPVPAPAPAAVPAPPSPMTGADLSFETAVLQGLDKVTARVVTVEAPVGAPVHVGSLEIIVRACKKRRPEDQPESAAFLDIWELHKDQPASALFRGWMFASSPALSAMEHPVYDIWVLDCRGKAVR from the coding sequence ATGCGCAGAGTATTGGCGGCGATGGCGCTTTTGGCGGCTGGGGCGGCACAGGCGCAAACCTCCGCCCCGGTGCCTGTTCCCGCCCCGGCTCCGGCCGCTGTTCCCGCCCCGCCCTCTCCCATGACGGGTGCCGATCTGTCTTTCGAAACGGCTGTGCTGCAAGGGCTGGACAAGGTCACGGCCCGGGTGGTGACGGTGGAAGCCCCGGTGGGGGCGCCCGTGCATGTGGGCTCGCTGGAAATCATCGTGCGGGCCTGCAAGAAGCGCCGTCCCGAGGATCAGCCGGAAAGCGCCGCTTTCCTCGATATCTGGGAATTGCACAAAGACCAGCCAGCCTCGGCCCTGTTCCGTGGCTGGATGTTCGCTTCCAGCCCGGCGCTCTCGGCCATGGAACATCCGGTTTACGACATCTGGGTCCTTGATTGCCGCGGCAAGGCCGTTCGCTAA
- the mlaD gene encoding outer membrane lipid asymmetry maintenance protein MlaD translates to MVSRIDRDTVTGGAVMLVGALLLILAFAVGGKSAESGDGYVLKARFNRADGINVGSNVRLSGTNVGRVVDQSLDERYRAVLTLRLRNDISLTSDTAAVIYTDGLLGAKFIELKPGGDEQMLKPGAEIQYTQDAVVIEDLLDMIIQQGRAKRGYLDKPLPSTTN, encoded by the coding sequence ATGGTCAGCCGCATAGATCGCGATACCGTGACGGGCGGCGCCGTGATGCTGGTCGGCGCGCTGCTGCTGATTCTGGCTTTCGCGGTCGGCGGCAAGAGCGCCGAAAGCGGTGACGGCTATGTGCTGAAGGCCCGTTTCAATCGCGCCGACGGCATCAATGTGGGCAGCAATGTGCGCCTGTCGGGCACCAATGTCGGCCGGGTGGTGGATCAGTCCCTGGATGAACGCTATCGCGCCGTGCTGACCCTTCGTCTGCGCAACGACATCTCGCTGACCAGCGACACGGCGGCGGTGATCTATACCGACGGCCTGTTGGGCGCCAAGTTCATCGAACTCAAGCCGGGCGGAGACGAGCAGATGCTCAAGCCTGGTGCCGAGATCCAATACACCCAGGACGCCGTGGTCATCGAAGATCTGCTGGACATGATTATCCAGCAAGGCCGCGCCAAGCGCGGCTATCTCGACAAGCCTTTGCCGTCCACCACCAATTGA